From Oreochromis niloticus isolate F11D_XX linkage group LG1, O_niloticus_UMD_NMBU, whole genome shotgun sequence, a single genomic window includes:
- the polr2l gene encoding DNA-directed RNA polymerases I, II, and III subunit RPABC5: MIIPVRCFTCGKIVGNKWEAYLGLLQAEYTEGDALDALGLKRYCCRRMLLSHVDLIEKLLNYAPLEK, encoded by the exons ATGATCATCCCTGTACGCTGCTTCACGTGTGGCAAGATTGTTGGTAACAAATGGGAAGCATACCTTGGTCTTCTTCAAGCCGAGTACACAGAGGG TGACGCCCTGGATGCCCTGGGACTGAAGAGGTACTGCTGCAGGAGGATGCTTCTTTCTCATGTGGATCTTATTGAGAAATTGCTGAATTATGCGCCATTGGAGAAATGA